A DNA window from Deltaproteobacteria bacterium GWC2_65_14 contains the following coding sequences:
- a CDS encoding aspartate carbamoyltransferase: MEWRRRHVLGLADFSPEEIQFVVDTAKSMEEVLTRDIKKVPALRGKTVVNLFFEASTRTRTSFEIAGKRLSADVVNFSFSSSSAAKGESLLDTAKNIDAMKPNILVMRHPASGASHFLSRHVSCSVVNAGDGTNEHPSQGLLDLYTILKVKKKIKGLNIAIIGDILHSRVVRSDLHSLGRMGAKIRLCGPPTLVPKEMERTGARVTWDLREAVKDADVVMMLRIQLERQKSAYFPSLREYSRRFGLNREVFSLAKEDAVIMHPGPINRGVELSDDLADCAQSIVLNQVESGVAVRMALLYLLAGGQDAAH, encoded by the coding sequence ATGGAATGGAGACGCAGGCACGTCCTGGGGCTGGCCGACTTTTCCCCCGAGGAGATCCAGTTCGTGGTCGATACCGCGAAGTCGATGGAGGAGGTGCTCACCCGCGACATCAAGAAGGTTCCGGCGCTCCGGGGGAAGACCGTGGTGAACCTCTTCTTCGAGGCGAGCACCCGCACCCGCACCTCGTTCGAGATCGCGGGGAAACGGCTGTCGGCGGACGTGGTGAACTTCAGCTTCTCCTCCTCCAGCGCTGCGAAGGGGGAGTCGCTCCTGGACACGGCGAAGAACATCGACGCGATGAAGCCGAACATCCTCGTGATGCGGCACCCCGCCTCCGGCGCCTCGCATTTCCTCTCCAGGCATGTCTCCTGCTCGGTGGTGAACGCGGGAGACGGAACGAACGAGCACCCCTCCCAGGGGCTCCTGGACCTCTATACGATATTGAAAGTAAAAAAGAAGATCAAAGGACTCAACATCGCGATCATCGGGGATATTTTACATAGCCGGGTGGTCCGTTCCGACCTGCATTCGCTGGGCAGGATGGGGGCGAAGATCCGGCTGTGCGGCCCTCCCACCCTGGTGCCGAAGGAGATGGAGCGCACGGGAGCCCGGGTCACCTGGGACCTCCGGGAGGCGGTGAAGGACGCCGACGTCGTGATGATGCTGCGGATCCAGCTCGAGAGGCAGAAGTCGGCCTACTTCCCGTCGCTGCGGGAATACTCCCGCCGGTTCGGCCTGAACCGGGAAGTCTTCTCGCTGGCGAAGGAGGATGCGGTCATCATGCACCCCGGTCCGATCAACCGCGGCGTGGAACTGTCCGACGACCTGGCCGACTGCGCCCAGTCGATCGTCCTGAACCAGGTGGAGTCCGGGGTTGCCGTCCGTATGGCCCTTCTCTACCTCCTTGCGGGAGGACAAGATGCTGCTCATTAA